The Collimonas fungivorans Ter331 genome has a segment encoding these proteins:
- a CDS encoding DUF1348 family protein — translation MSQASEARPPFPPFTRETAAQKVRMAEDGWNSRDPQRVSLAYTVDTIWRNRHEFPQGREQVVQFLTRKWERELDYRLIKELWAFDGNRIAVRFAYECHDAAGNWFRSYGNENWEFDENGLMHRRFASINDLPIKESERKYHWPLGRRPDDHPGLSDLGL, via the coding sequence ATGAGTCAAGCCAGCGAAGCCCGTCCGCCGTTCCCGCCCTTCACCCGCGAGACGGCGGCGCAGAAGGTGAGGATGGCGGAAGACGGCTGGAACAGCCGCGATCCGCAGCGTGTGTCGCTGGCCTATACCGTCGACACCATCTGGCGCAACCGCCACGAATTTCCGCAAGGGCGGGAACAGGTCGTGCAGTTCCTGACCCGCAAATGGGAGCGTGAGCTGGATTACCGCCTGATCAAGGAATTGTGGGCCTTCGACGGCAACCGGATCGCCGTGCGTTTCGCTTATGAATGCCACGATGCCGCCGGCAACTGGTTTCGTTCCTATGGCAACGAGAATTGGGAGTTCGATGAAAACGGCCTGATGCATCGCCGCTTCGCCAGCATCAACGATTTGCCGATCAAGGAGTCGGAACGTAAATATCACTGGCCGCTGGGACGTCGTCCTGACGATCATCCAGGATTGAGCGACCTCGGCTTGTAA
- a CDS encoding DUF2471 family protein — protein sequence MTARLKAAIAAIVTRHRNADTLLTWSLMHQIENEAIAALTQADDVDLMQINMLRAYPVAYPRTDDPVNFGNANRVPVVLSLIYNEYRRSH from the coding sequence ATGACTGCCAGACTGAAAGCCGCAATCGCAGCCATCGTGACGCGCCATCGCAATGCCGACACCCTGCTGACCTGGTCACTGATGCATCAGATCGAAAACGAAGCGATCGCCGCCCTGACGCAAGCGGACGATGTCGATCTGATGCAGATCAACATGCTGCGCGCCTATCCGGTGGCCTACCCGCGCACCGACGATCCGGTCAATTTCGGCAACGCCAACCGGGTGCCGGTAGTGCTCTCGCTGATTTATAACGAATACAGGCGATCGCACTAG